GCCCGAAGGCGTCGCCGACGAGGTCGCCCCACCGCCCGAGCACCTCGAGCAGGGACGCGTCGTCGGTGACCAGCAGGGCGCCGAGCTCCAGGGGCCGCCGCACGGTGTAGCGGCCGGTCTTGAGCCGGGCCACGACGCGCGTGACTGCCGGGTCGTCGGTCCCGGCCGCGGTCGCCGTGAGGTCCAGCAGCTGGCCGTGCACCAGCTCGAGGACCATGTGTCGCCAGGCGATCCGCACGGCCTCGGGCAGGGAGGCCACGGCGGCCGAGGCCTCGGCGAGCAACAGGTCGCCGAGCAGGATGGCGACCCCGTCGCCGTACCGCTCGGCGTCACCGCGCGCTGCTGCCTCGCGGTGCCGGCGCGCGGCGCGCTCGTGGGTGGTCTCCAGGCCCCGGCGGGTGCGGGAGCGGTCCATGACGTCGTCGTGCACGAGCGCGAACAGGTGCAGCAGCTCGAGCGCCGAGCCGAGGCTCGCGAGGCCGTCGGCGTCCGGCGACGTGGCACGACCTCCGGCGACGACGAACCCGTGGTGGGCCACGACGGCGCGCACCTGCTTGCCCTGCGAGTCGGTCCACCGCGCCAGCTCCGCGGCGAGGTCGAGCCCGAAACCTCCGAGGGCAGGCGAGCGCGGGTCGCCCTCGACCCCGGCCAGCACCGCGGTGACGTCCTGCACGCGGCGGGTGGTCAGCTCGTGGGCCGCAGCAAGGGTCCGGGCCGTGGCGTCAGCAGTCGTCGACGCGGGGCCGGTGCGGTCGGTGACGGTCACCGCGCTGCCTCCGCGAGCTCCGCGGTCACGGCACGCACGAAGCGGTCCCGCATCAGGCCCATCACGACGTGCATCGCCGCCTCGACGACAGGAGCAGCGCGGCGCGGCGCAGGGACTCGGGCGGTGACGTCGACCTCGATGGCGAGGTGGACCCGTTCGGAGCCGCCGGTACGGTCGCGGGCCGGGGTGAGCGTGAACGCCCCCTCCGTGCCGGCCAGCTCGGTGCCGTCGGGGTCGTGGCGGAACGCGATCCGGTGAGGCGGTTCGAAGGTCACCTTCTCGGTGAGAGCCGCGGTGAAGGTTCCGCCGGGGTAGCGGATGCCCGCGATGTCCCAGCGCCACCGGTCGTCTCCGATGTCGACGACATCCCGGACGAACGGCGTGCTGCGGCTGATGAACTCCGGACGCGACACGACGGCGTACACGTCCTCGCAGGTGCCGTCGACGTCCGCCTCGGCGTGGAGGCGACCGGTGAACGAGTTCAGGCGCACGCGTGGTCCGGCTTCTCGGGAAGGTGGCGGGTCGCGACCGACGATAGAGGCAGTGCCCAACCAGACGGACGGGACGCGAAACGGGGAGCATCCTGGTCAGCAGGTGACCAGGATGCTCCCCGTTCTCGGGTGGCGCGGGAGCGAGCGGCTCAGATGTCGTAGTACTGACTGACTGACCCATGCTGACCTGCGCAAACGTCGAGATTCCCCGGACATTTGTACCGGGCTTGTAACAGCGTAGCTCTTCTTGGCAGCGATCCCGGGAGCGAACAGACCGCCTACCAGGCGGCCATGTCGAGGGCTTGTAGCGGGAGGATGTCGGCCTTCAACGTCGCCGCGACGTTCCATCCCACGATCCGCCGCGAGTAGACGTCGGTCACGAACGCGACGTAGGCGAACCCCGACCAGCTCGCGACGTAGGTGATGTCGGCAGTGTTGCCGTCGTTGTCACGGAATCGGGTCAGGGCTCGGTCACTTGCGTAGCGGATCTTGTCGGTGGTGATGGTCTTCCAGGCGCCGAGGGCGAGTGGTTGCCTGGCCATGGTGTTCTCGCCGTCCGCTCGGGTGCTAGACGCAGCGGCGGTGGAGCCGCCACTCAGCAGGTCACCGGCCGTAGCCTCGTCGAGCGGTGCTTGTGGGCTTGGTGTTGGCAAGACTACGGCGGTAGTTGCAGGAAAGGACGAGACTGTGTCAGACCCCGAGGAGACCGACGAAGGTACACGTGAGTGGTTCTCGGCGGCCGCCCGCGAGCTGGACCAGGCCGAACGGAGCAGGCAGGGGATCGCACCTCTGTCGAGACGGCCCGCTGGCCTGACGCCGACGGACGCTTGGCGCATCGCGGCCGCGCGCGACGACCTCCGAGCCCAGCGCGGCGAGGTCCGCACCGGCTTCAAGCTTGGCTGGACGTCCGAGGTGATGCGGCGCTCCCTCGGCGTGAGCGAACCGAACTTCGGGAGCCTGTGGGCCTACATGAACGTTCAGGAAGGACTCCTGGACCTCCAGCGCCTCATCCATCCCAAGGCGGAGCCTGAGTTCGCGTTCAGGGCCGAGGCGACACTCGCCGGGCCGGGCGTCACCGCTCTGGACGTGACCACGGCCGGGCGCTGGGCGGTGGCAGTGGAGGTGGTCGACCCGCGGTGGGAGAGCCGGGACTTCGACTGGCTCGACAACACCGCCGACGGCTCCTCTGCCGCCGCGTACGCCGTCAGTGCCTTCCGTCCGACGGCGGTGCCCCCGGAGCGACTCACCCTGACCATGCAGGCAGGCGACGTCGAGTGCCGTGGGGCGGGTCGGGAGGCGATGGGTTCGCCGGCCGAGGCGGTGGCCTACCTCGTCCGCGAGCTGCACGCCCGCGGGGCCGCACTGGAGCCGGGGATGGTGGTGCTCACCGGCGGGATCACGGCTCCCGTCGATCTCGTCCCGGGGCTCGAGATCCGCGTGTCGTGCCCAGAGCTAGGGACGTGCCGGGTGCGCTGCACGTGAGTCGCGTCAGGCCAGGAAGTCGCAGAGCAGCCGGTTGAACTCATCGGCGCGCTCGATCTGGACCCAGTGTCCGCAGCGGCCGAACACGTGGAGCTGGGAGTCGTCGATCAGCTCGTGCAGACGGAGCGACGTCGTCAACGGGATCACCCGGTCGTCCCGCCCGTGCACGATCAGTGTCGGCACGGGGATGCGTCGCACCAGCTCCTCGTCGACGGTCATCGCGTCGATGTGCTGCTGACGCGGTACGGGGAACATGCGCGCGTAGGCCTCGTGGACGCCGGGCCGGGTCGCCGCGTCCAGCCGGAGCAGGGCCAGGTCGTCGTCGACCAGAGAGCGGTCGTGGGCGAAGACGTTGAGCAGGCTGCGCATGGCAGGCAGCGAGGGCTCGAAACCCCAGACGGCGTCCAAACCGGGGGTGAGGGAGAACGCCGCGCCCACGCTGCCCATGAGTACCAGCCGGTCGACCCGCTCCGGGTGGAATGTGGCGAGGTTGAGGGCGAGCGCCCCGCCGAAGCTGTTGCCGACAAGGGAGACGCTGCCGAGCTCCATCGCATCGAGGAAGCCAACCAGGTGATCCGTCCATGCGGCCATGTCGTAACGATCGCTGGGCTTTCGTCGCGTGTAGCCGAACCCGAGGAGGTCGGGTGCGAGCACTCGGAACTCCTGTGCCAGCGCAGGGAGGGTGAGACGCCAGTTGGCCCAGGCGCTCACCCCGGGACCCGACCCGTGGATCAAGACCACCGGCGCCCCCGACCCTTCATCGTGGTAGTTCGTGTCGACGCCCTTGACGTCGACGGTCTGGCCGATCTCGGGCGGCGTGGGTGCGTGGTCGGGCATGTCGGCACTCCGTTCCGCGGCCTGCTGCAGCAACCAGGCACGCATCGATTGGTGGGGGACCGCCGGAGGGAGCAGTGCCTCCACCCAGCCGTCGACGATCCGAGTGGGGTAGACGGTCGCGGCCTCGGTCGGTAGGTCAGTACGCCGGCCGTCGCTCAGGTCGAACCGCCAGAAGTGTCCGGGGCAGATGAGGCTGCCGTCGCGCACCGTGCCTCCCGACAGGGAGATGTCGCGGTGCGGGCACCTGTCGAGCATCGCGACCGGCTGCCCTCCAGGCCCCCGGACGACGCACACGCGATCCCGGTCCTGGCCAGACGTGCCCACCAACCGCCCGATCGGACGGTCCTGATCGAGGTCCTCGATCCGGCAGACCTGCTCCCACGAGCCGGTCACGGCTGCCACCCGAGGTTCGCCGAGATCCGCAACGCGGTGTCCAGCAGGGGACGGGTCAGGTGTCGGATGCCGGCATCGACCTCATCGACGAGCTCGGCCACGGACACCGAGGCGACCACCCGCCCAAGGGGGTCGCGAATGGGAGCGGCCACCGAGCACATGCCCGGTTGTGACTCACCTCGGTTCTCGGCAAAACCCTGACGCCGAACCCGGGCCAGCTCCTCGAGCAGCGTCCTGGCACTGGTGATGGTGCGGGGCGTCTTGGCCGCCAAGCGCATCGATCCCACCGTACTGCGCTGCTGTTCCAGCGGCAGGAACGCCAGCAGAACCTTGCCGCTGGACGTGGCATGGGCCGCGTTGCGGGCCCCGACCGCACGGAAGACGGGGATCGCGCCGGGGCCCTCCCGACGCTCGACGTACAGCACGTCGTCACCGTCCAGAACGCCGATGTGCAGCGTCCCGGGGGTGGCGCTACGAAGCCGGTCGAGGGGCAACGTAGAGGCCTCGTGCAATCGCTGAGCCGTCTCAGCGCTGGCACCCAACGAGCGCATCGTTGCGGTCAGCCGGAACAACCCGGTTTCCTCTACCTTCTCCAGCAGTCCCTCCTCCACCAGCGTCCAGATGACCCTGTGGGCCGTGCTCTTGCCGATACCCGCTCGTTGCGCCAGCTGGGTGACGCCGAGCTGAGTGCTGTGCTTGCCGAATTCCCGCAAGATCCGCGCCGCCGCCGCGACACTCGACAGGCGCTCCTTCTCCGGCTCCTTGTCCCGCACCGAATCGCTCATCTGCTGACGTCGTCCAGTACGGCCCTCAACGCTTCCAGAGCAGACACGCCGGCCGGCAGGGACACCCGGTGCTCCGTGAGCTCGGCCGCTAGCAGCGCCGAGGCCCGCGGGAGCCCACGACGGACGCACACACCGAACTCGTCGACGGTGGCGGACAGAAGGGGCAGGGCATGTCGCAGTCCCTCCAGATCGCGGCCGGTCTTGGCGTGCTGGTTGGCCAGCGCCACTCCCGAGTGCTGGGCGTGATGGGGTCCCAGCCCTCCGCCGACGTCAACGGTCAGGTGGTACAGGACGTCATCCATGCCGAGAACGCGGCGAACCTCGGCGGGTTGGTCCTCCTGCAGCAACCCAAGTGCTGGAAGGACGGACGGGTCGTAGAACCGCAGGACCCAGGTGAGCCCGAGGTAGTCCTCAACGATCTCCACCTCGGGCCCCTGAGGGGCCGGCAGATGATCTGCGGTCGCCAACAGGTGTAGCTGCCGGGTTGCGGCGGCCACGACGGTCACCCGCTGTCCGGCGACGAGGGGCAATCTGCCACGTTCACCGGCCGGAAGGTGACGCGTGTGATCCAAGTACGCGCCATGCAGCGCGAGCACGTAGTCACTGACCAGCTGGCGCATCGCCTCCGGCTCGGCTGGAACGGCGTTGGTGGACACGCCCTGAGTGTGGGCCTCATGCGACCTGGTCAACATCTGCTGTCCCGTATGGCGGAACACGTCCTGCGTAGGGGTCGGGCGGTCAGTCATGTTGCTCGCATGGCAGATGTGAACGGCGTCACAGGCCACCAGGACCTGGTGGAAGGCACCCCGGCCGGCACGCGCCGGGAGTTCGCCAAGGGCGCACCCCCTGACGGCGCCCGGTTCGATCCGTCGGACACCCGGCAGGCGCACCGCTTCTCAGGGCGCAGCACGGTCCCGGGAAAGCCGCGCGGGATCCTGCGCCTGGGTCACGTCGACGTGACCGTCACCGACCTCGACCTCGCTGCGGCTTACTACACGGGCGTCATGGGCATGGACATCACCGCCCGGACCGAGGACTCGGTCTACCTCAAGTGCTGGGACGAGGAGGACCACCACTCCCTCCGGCTGCGGTACGCCCAGCGCATGGGGATGGATCTGATGTCGTTCAAGGTCCACCACGAGGACGACCTCGCCGACCTCGAGAACCGCGTCGGACGCTACGGCTTCCCGGTCGAGCGCATCAGCAGGGGAGAGGTGCTCGGGCAAGGCGAGTCCATCCGGTTCTCCACCCCAAGCGGACACATCATGGAGCTGGTCGCCGACGTCGAGAAGGTCGGCACATCACGACCCCGTCACCAGCTCGAACCGAGCAGCGACAGCGAGCCCTTCCCCCGCGACCGCATCTGCCCGCCGCGGATGGACCACATGCTCATCAACGCCGAGGAGGTCGGCGAGTCGACAAGGTTCTTCATGGACGTCCTCGGCTTCCGCATCACCGAACAGCTCCTCGACGGCAACGGCCACCAGCTCGGAACATGGATGGAACGCTCCCACTCACCCCACGACCTCGCCATCGTTCACGGCCCCAACGGCGGGCTTCACCACTTCGCGTTCTGGCTCGATGACTGGGACGACGTGCGCGACTCCGCGGACGTCCTCGCCTACAACGGCATCCAGCTCGACGTCGGACCCACCCGGCACGGCATCACCCGCGGATCCACCATCTACTTCTTCGACCCGCTCGGCACCCGCAACGAGGTGTTCACCGGCGGCTACCGACCCGATCCCGATTTCCCCACCCTGACCTGGACCGAGGACAACATCGGCCGCGCCGTCTTCTACTACGAAGGCGAGGTCAACGACCGCTTCATGAGAGTGCACACCTGATGACGATTCTGCGCCTTTCCCACGTCGAGATCCGCGTACCCGATCTCGAGCTCGCCACTGCGTACTACTCCGAGGTCGTCGGGATGATCGAGACCGGACGAGACGCCAACCGCGTGTTCCTGAAGTGCTGGGACGAGCACCAGCACCACAGCGTCGTGCTCACCATGGAACCCACTCACGGGCTCAACCACTTCGGGTTCAAGGTCACCGACTCCGAAGACCTCGACCACTATCAGGAGCGCCTCGAGGCAGCTGGCGTCGCTGTTCACCGCTACGCCGCCGACGAGTGGGCTCCCGGTCACGGGACCTCCATCCGGTTCGAGCTCCCCAGCGGTCACCAGATGGAGCTCGTCTACGGCATGCAGCAGGTCGGCAACCTCCTCCCGCAGACCAACCCGCCTCCGCGTCCGATGGGTCTCACCGGCATCGCCCCTCCCCGGGTCGACCACATCTTCCTCACCGCCGAGGAGGTCGACACCAACACGCGATTCCTCGCCCAGCACCTCGACTTCCGGCTCACCGAGCAGGTGATGGGCGACGACGGCTACCAGATCGCCAGCTGGCTGGAGGTCAGCCACCGCTCCCACGACATCGCCTTCATCACCGGACCCAACGGCGGCCTTCACCACTTCGCCTACTGGGTGGACGGGTGGAACGACCTTCGCAACGCCGCAGACGCGTGCGTCTACCACGGAGTGAACGTCGAGACGAACCCCACCCGACACGGCGCCACCCGCGGGCAATGCCTCTACTTCTTCGACCCCCTCGGCAACCGCAACGAGATGTTCACCGGCGGCTACTGGGTCGACCCCGGAGCCGAACCCGTGACCTGGACCGAGGCCGAGATGGGACGGGCGATGTTCTATTACGACGGCGTCGTGAACCAGCAGTTCCTCACGGTCCACAGTTGAGGTGCCGCAGATGAGCATCGACGAGCACAGCAGCCCGGGCGCCCTGCCGCGCACCGAACGCCCTGACGCACCCGCCTACCTGACCCGTCACCGGGTACGCCGTTCTGCCCAGCCCGCCGCTGACCAGGCAGCGGAGGCGGAGGAGGACACGTCCGTTCCGCTCTACCTGCGCCAGTTCAGAGGCCGCGGGGACCACCGCAGCGACCCGGTCATGTACGACGGCAACGTCGTCGGCAACGCCCGCGCCTGGGCGGAGGTGACCCGCACCAAGGAGATCGTGCCCGAGCGACGCGACCAGCTCGCCGACATCGACTGCGACATCTACCTCGTACGGCACGGCGAGACGCAGGGCTACTCCTCCGAGTCGGGTCTGACGCCGCTCGGGTCGTGGCAGGCACACCGCCGCGGCCAGGAGCTGGCGCGCCGCGTCTTCGACGGCCAGAAGGTCGAGCTGCTGTGCGCCCCCACCAACCGGGCACGGCAGACGGCCGAGCACCTGCGCCGGGGACTCCTCGACAACGTCGAGCTCTACGGACGCGGCGAACCCGACATCAGCCAGCTCAACGACGACCGCAACTTCCGCAACTTCGAGGTCGCCACACCCGAAGGCCCCAGGGACGTCACTAGCGCCTTCCGCCTCTACCACCGCGAGATGGAGAAGTACGAGCGCGTCGGACTCGGCGAGCGGCCCGGCTGGTTGGTCGACGTCGACCGGTTCTGGGGAATCCAGCAGGGAGGCGGCGACCCGATCACCCACTGGCTGACGATGCCGATGATGTACTTCGAGCCCCCCGTCTCATGTGTGCGCAGGTTCTGGCGCGGCATCCTGACGGCTCGGGAGAACACCGATGCCCGCAGCATCATCGTCGCCACCCACTCCGGGCCGATCCGGGCGTTCGCCACCCTCGCCATGGGCTACGACCCCGGCGAGCCGTTCAACACCGAGTTCGTCCGGGTTCGCCTCGTCGCCGGCGGCACCACGGCTCTCGTGCTCTACCGCAACCGCGTCCAGGAAGTCGTCATCCCCGACCTCGACGCGCTGCCCCCGAACTCCGACACCCGATTCCAGGAGTGACCCAGATGACCGAATGCCCCAGCGTCCTGCCGTTCGGCAACCTGGCCGCCGAGTTCCACCCCCAGGTCGGCGGCAAGTGCGCCTCCTTGGGAGTGATGATCCAGGCCGGGCTCCCCGTCCCGCCAGGATTCGCGATCACCACCCACGCCTTCGCGGAGGCCGGTGAAGCCTCCGGCTTGATGCCGCGCATCAGCGAGCTCCTCGCGCAGACCGACATCACGGACTCGGCCGCCCTCGAGGCCGCTGCCGCACAAGCCCGCGAAATGGTGACCAGCTGGAAGCTGCTGGACGAGCACCAGAACCTCCTCGACCAGAACTACGCCGAGCTGTGCGAGCTCGTCGGTATCCCGGACGTCCCGGTCGCCGTCCGCTCCTCCGCTACCTCCGAGGACTCCCCGGACGCATCGTTCGCCGGCGAGCACGACACCTACTTGTGGGTGTGCGGCATCGACAACGTGCGGCAGAAGGTCCGCGAGTGCTGGGCGAGCCTGTTCACGGAGCGGGCCATCGTCTACCGAGCCGAGATGGGCTACCCCCACGACGAGGTCGACATGGCCGTCGCCGTGCAGAAGATGGTCAAGCCCCGTAGCGCGGGCGTCGCCTTCACCCTCGACCCGACCAACGGCGACCGGTCCGGCATCTGCATCGACGCGGCCTGGGGTTTCGGCGAAGGGGTCGTCTCCGGCGACGTCACCCCGGACAACTTCCTGGTCGACAAGGTCATGTGGAGCATCAACCGGCGAACCATCAGCCCCAAGACCCACGCCCACCTGCTGGTCGCGTCCGACAACGGCGCCCACCCGACGGTCGGCCGTGTGGAACTGCCGGCGGAGCAGGTCCACGCCCCGTCGCTGACCGACGAGGAGATCGTCGCCGTAGCGAGGCTGGCCCGCACCGCGGAGAAACACTACGGGAGCCCGCAGGACATCGAGTGGGCCGTCGACGAGGACCTCCCGCCCGGCGAAAACGTCGTCCTCCTCCAGGCGCGCCCCGAAACCGTGTGGAGCAAGAAGCACCACGCCGTCAGCGGCAAGAAGGACCCCATGGCCTCCATCGTCGACACCTTGGTCAACCCCCTCTCTGCCAGGAAGGGGGCCGCGACGGGCTGACTCGGGTCAGCACAGCGCACTTGCGCGCACATCCCACGACTCGACACCTCACCCGACGCAAGGAAGAAGACCCATGGCCGATCGTTTCCCCAGCCCCTTCGAGATCGAAGCACCCGACGGTGCCGACGGCTGGCAAGAGCTGTACTCCTACTCCGCCGTGTTCTCCAGGGAACGCCGCGACTACGAGGACGGCGGCTTCTGGTTCCACGACGGAGTCCACTGGCCCGAGGCCCTCACGCCATGGGACGCCGGCGTGTTCGAGGTCGCCATCGCCTCGCTCGGCCAGTACAACACCCGCCACTACCTCGTCCCGCCCGCCTACGGCGTCGACTTCCGTATCCTCAACGGCTACGCCTACCTCAGCCCCGTGCCGGCCCCGGAGGGCGACATCGAGAGCCGGGTGCCGCACTTCATGGAGCGGGCCGGCTACTACTTCGCCAACTGGGACCGCCTCTACGACGACTGGCTGGTCAAGGTCCGGGCGTTGGTGCAGCAGATGAGCGAGCTCGACTTCAGCCCGCTGCCCGAGATGGAGGACATGGACGTCATCACCTCCGGCGCCGGCCGCGGGTCCGGTGACCGGTTGCTCTCCACCTACCACCGGCTCCTCGATCACGTCGTCACCCTGTGGCAGCACCACTTCGAGTTCCTCAACCTCGGCTACGCCGCCTACCTCGACTTCTTCGGCTTCTGCAAGGCCGCCTTCCCCTCCATCCCCGACCTGGCAATCGCCAAGATGGTCGCCGGCGTCGACGTCGACCTGTTCAAGCCCGACGACCACCTCAAGAGCCTCGCCCGGCTGGCCGTGAGCAGCAGCATCGACGACCGCTTCGACGGCGGCAGCCCCGACG
This DNA window, taken from Nocardioides sp. HDW12B, encodes the following:
- a CDS encoding polyprenyl synthetase family protein, whose protein sequence is MTVTDRTGPASTTADATARTLAAAHELTTRRVQDVTAVLAGVEGDPRSPALGGFGLDLAAELARWTDSQGKQVRAVVAHHGFVVAGGRATSPDADGLASLGSALELLHLFALVHDDVMDRSRTRRGLETTHERAARRHREAAARGDAERYGDGVAILLGDLLLAEASAAVASLPEAVRIAWRHMVLELVHGQLLDLTATAAGTDDPAVTRVVARLKTGRYTVRRPLELGALLVTDDASLLEVLGRWGDLVGDAFGLRDDVLGVWGDPGRTGKPALDDLVDGRATTLLAWARDMVTGSDAPLVEACSTGELDRDDAVRLADALVRNGVRDRAERAIDALLAEAAEVADGLPHPAARGALAGLAARLARRTR
- a CDS encoding SRPBCC family protein, translated to MRLNSFTGRLHAEADVDGTCEDVYAVVSRPEFISRSTPFVRDVVDIGDDRWRWDIAGIRYPGGTFTAALTEKVTFEPPHRIAFRHDPDGTELAGTEGAFTLTPARDRTGGSERVHLAIEVDVTARVPAPRRAAPVVEAAMHVVMGLMRDRFVRAVTAELAEAAR
- a CDS encoding alpha/beta fold hydrolase, which gives rise to MEALLPPAVPHQSMRAWLLQQAAERSADMPDHAPTPPEIGQTVDVKGVDTNYHDEGSGAPVVLIHGSGPGVSAWANWRLTLPALAQEFRVLAPDLLGFGYTRRKPSDRYDMAAWTDHLVGFLDAMELGSVSLVGNSFGGALALNLATFHPERVDRLVLMGSVGAAFSLTPGLDAVWGFEPSLPAMRSLLNVFAHDRSLVDDDLALLRLDAATRPGVHEAYARMFPVPRQQHIDAMTVDEELVRRIPVPTLIVHGRDDRVIPLTTSLRLHELIDDSQLHVFGRCGHWVQIERADEFNRLLCDFLA
- a CDS encoding IclR family transcriptional regulator, whose amino-acid sequence is MSDSVRDKEPEKERLSSVAAAARILREFGKHSTQLGVTQLAQRAGIGKSTAHRVIWTLVEEGLLEKVEETGLFRLTATMRSLGASAETAQRLHEASTLPLDRLRSATPGTLHIGVLDGDDVLYVERREGPGAIPVFRAVGARNAAHATSSGKVLLAFLPLEQQRSTVGSMRLAAKTPRTITSARTLLEELARVRRQGFAENRGESQPGMCSVAAPIRDPLGRVVASVSVAELVDEVDAGIRHLTRPLLDTALRISANLGWQP
- a CDS encoding catechol 2,3-dioxygenase, whose protein sequence is MADVNGVTGHQDLVEGTPAGTRREFAKGAPPDGARFDPSDTRQAHRFSGRSTVPGKPRGILRLGHVDVTVTDLDLAAAYYTGVMGMDITARTEDSVYLKCWDEEDHHSLRLRYAQRMGMDLMSFKVHHEDDLADLENRVGRYGFPVERISRGEVLGQGESIRFSTPSGHIMELVADVEKVGTSRPRHQLEPSSDSEPFPRDRICPPRMDHMLINAEEVGESTRFFMDVLGFRITEQLLDGNGHQLGTWMERSHSPHDLAIVHGPNGGLHHFAFWLDDWDDVRDSADVLAYNGIQLDVGPTRHGITRGSTIYFFDPLGTRNEVFTGGYRPDPDFPTLTWTEDNIGRAVFYYEGEVNDRFMRVHT
- a CDS encoding catechol 2,3-dioxygenase; its protein translation is MTILRLSHVEIRVPDLELATAYYSEVVGMIETGRDANRVFLKCWDEHQHHSVVLTMEPTHGLNHFGFKVTDSEDLDHYQERLEAAGVAVHRYAADEWAPGHGTSIRFELPSGHQMELVYGMQQVGNLLPQTNPPPRPMGLTGIAPPRVDHIFLTAEEVDTNTRFLAQHLDFRLTEQVMGDDGYQIASWLEVSHRSHDIAFITGPNGGLHHFAYWVDGWNDLRNAADACVYHGVNVETNPTRHGATRGQCLYFFDPLGNRNEMFTGGYWVDPGAEPVTWTEAEMGRAMFYYDGVVNQQFLTVHS
- a CDS encoding histidine phosphatase family protein: MSIDEHSSPGALPRTERPDAPAYLTRHRVRRSAQPAADQAAEAEEDTSVPLYLRQFRGRGDHRSDPVMYDGNVVGNARAWAEVTRTKEIVPERRDQLADIDCDIYLVRHGETQGYSSESGLTPLGSWQAHRRGQELARRVFDGQKVELLCAPTNRARQTAEHLRRGLLDNVELYGRGEPDISQLNDDRNFRNFEVATPEGPRDVTSAFRLYHREMEKYERVGLGERPGWLVDVDRFWGIQQGGGDPITHWLTMPMMYFEPPVSCVRRFWRGILTARENTDARSIIVATHSGPIRAFATLAMGYDPGEPFNTEFVRVRLVAGGTTALVLYRNRVQEVVIPDLDALPPNSDTRFQE
- a CDS encoding PEP/pyruvate-binding domain-containing protein; this translates as MTECPSVLPFGNLAAEFHPQVGGKCASLGVMIQAGLPVPPGFAITTHAFAEAGEASGLMPRISELLAQTDITDSAALEAAAAQAREMVTSWKLLDEHQNLLDQNYAELCELVGIPDVPVAVRSSATSEDSPDASFAGEHDTYLWVCGIDNVRQKVRECWASLFTERAIVYRAEMGYPHDEVDMAVAVQKMVKPRSAGVAFTLDPTNGDRSGICIDAAWGFGEGVVSGDVTPDNFLVDKVMWSINRRTISPKTHAHLLVASDNGAHPTVGRVELPAEQVHAPSLTDEEIVAVARLARTAEKHYGSPQDIEWAVDEDLPPGENVVLLQARPETVWSKKHHAVSGKKDPMASIVDTLVNPLSARKGAATG